In Tursiops truncatus isolate mTurTru1 chromosome X, mTurTru1.mat.Y, whole genome shotgun sequence, the following proteins share a genomic window:
- the LOC117310416 gene encoding dedicator of cytokinesis protein 11-like: protein MEIQVMIQFLPVILMQLFRVLTNMTHEDDVPINCTMVLLHIVSKCHEEGLDNYLRSFIKYSFRPEKPSTPQAQLIHETLATTMIAVLKQSADFLAINKLLKYSWFFFEIIAKSMATYLLEENKIKVSRLKNNI from the exons ATGGAGATCCAAGTCATGATACAGTTTCTACCTGTAATTCTTATGCAACTCTTCCGAGTCCTCACAAATATGACCCATGAAGATGACGTGCCTATCAACTGCACCAT GGTTCTCTTACATATTGTATCAAAGTGCCATGAAGAAGGCTTGGATAATTATTTAAGATCCTTCATAAAG TATAGCTTCCGACCTGAAAAACCCAGTACTCCTCAGGCCCAGCTGATACATGAAACTCTGGCTACTACAATGATAGCAGTATTGAAACAGTCTGCAGACTTTTTAGCAATAAACAAACTGCTAAAG tactcatggtttttctttgaaattattgcAAAGTCTATGGCCACATACTTGTTGGAAGAGAATAAAATTAAGGTAAGTAGGCTCAAGAATAATATTTAA